In Nothobranchius furzeri strain GRZ-AD chromosome 19, NfurGRZ-RIMD1, whole genome shotgun sequence, the following are encoded in one genomic region:
- the LOC107394419 gene encoding DEP domain-containing mTOR-interacting protein isoform X2 produces MGPRTAEGASKSEKLVSSGSCTGPAKPRLRSSSDGSIYTMRVLSGHRGSSPHVLYNPKSVLKRPVSTEELQTPGSPYIRKTFTIVGDAVGWGFVVRGSQPCHIQAVEPSGPAAAAGMKVRQFVVSVNGLNVLDLDYRTVSHLILTGPRTVVMEVMEETDH; encoded by the exons ATGGGGCCTCGTACAGCAG AGGGTGCTTCTAAAAGTGAGAAACTGGTCTCGAGTGGAAGCTGCACCGGTCCAGCAAAACCACGACTGAGAAGCAGCAGTGATGGAAGCATTTACACCATGAGGGTGCTCAGTGGCCACAGAGGCTCCTCTCCCCACGTTCTCTACAACCCCAAATcag TCTTGAAGAGACCTGTGAGCACAGAGGAGCTGCAAACACCAGGAAGTCCCTACATCAGGAAAACATTTACA ATTGTGGGTGACGCAGTGGGTTGGGGCTTCGTGGTCCGAGGAAGCCAACCCTGTCACATTCAGGCTGTAGAGCCCTCCGGCccagctgctgctgcagggaTGAAG GTTCGCCAGTTTGTAGTTTCAGTGAACGGTCTCAATGTCCTGGATCTGGACTATCGGACAGTGAGCCACCTGATCCTAACTGGACCCAGAACTGTggtgatggaggtgatggaggagacTGACCACTGA
- the LOC107394419 gene encoding DEP domain-containing mTOR-interacting protein isoform X1: MGPRTAAEGASKSEKLVSSGSCTGPAKPRLRSSSDGSIYTMRVLSGHRGSSPHVLYNPKSVLKRPVSTEELQTPGSPYIRKTFTIVGDAVGWGFVVRGSQPCHIQAVEPSGPAAAAGMKVRQFVVSVNGLNVLDLDYRTVSHLILTGPRTVVMEVMEETDH, encoded by the exons ATGGGGCCTCGTACAGCAG CAGAGGGTGCTTCTAAAAGTGAGAAACTGGTCTCGAGTGGAAGCTGCACCGGTCCAGCAAAACCACGACTGAGAAGCAGCAGTGATGGAAGCATTTACACCATGAGGGTGCTCAGTGGCCACAGAGGCTCCTCTCCCCACGTTCTCTACAACCCCAAATcag TCTTGAAGAGACCTGTGAGCACAGAGGAGCTGCAAACACCAGGAAGTCCCTACATCAGGAAAACATTTACA ATTGTGGGTGACGCAGTGGGTTGGGGCTTCGTGGTCCGAGGAAGCCAACCCTGTCACATTCAGGCTGTAGAGCCCTCCGGCccagctgctgctgcagggaTGAAG GTTCGCCAGTTTGTAGTTTCAGTGAACGGTCTCAATGTCCTGGATCTGGACTATCGGACAGTGAGCCACCTGATCCTAACTGGACCCAGAACTGTggtgatggaggtgatggaggagacTGACCACTGA